Proteins encoded by one window of Maliibacterium massiliense:
- a CDS encoding M24 family metallopeptidase: MTIREDFQRKVALVRDLMAQKGVSSIAINTQPNFSWLSCGGRGYVGFASEGACASLVVTPDKVYLLSNNIEVNRLLEEELADIADALTPAVFLWFNNPRERNEQLAKFAGSNPKNDTDFPVEFRRMRTALSEIEVARARAFGQEMAVEMENVMKSIKPGMMEEDIVGKITEATFHHNIQPVGILCGVDERVFARRHPVAGPKKLEKYCLFAFCFRKYGIVQSMTRMVHFGPVDAELQAKLEACAAVDAAYVRNTIVGKTWMDAFKAGQAEYAAQGWPDEWKNHHQGGLAGYNSRELIVLEDNAEPVLNNSLAAWNPTIQGTKMEDTFLISENGQENLTHTGNWTYVTAGGMQRPGILVL, encoded by the coding sequence ATGACCATTCGTGAAGACTTTCAGCGCAAGGTGGCGCTGGTGCGCGACCTGATGGCGCAAAAGGGTGTCTCGTCCATCGCCATCAACACCCAGCCCAACTTCTCCTGGCTCTCCTGCGGCGGCCGCGGCTACGTGGGCTTTGCCTCTGAGGGCGCCTGCGCCTCCCTGGTGGTGACGCCGGATAAGGTGTACCTGCTCTCCAACAACATTGAGGTCAACCGTCTGCTGGAGGAGGAACTTGCCGATATTGCCGATGCGCTCACGCCCGCGGTGTTTTTGTGGTTCAACAACCCGCGTGAGCGCAACGAGCAGCTGGCCAAGTTTGCGGGCAGCAACCCGAAAAACGATACGGATTTCCCGGTGGAGTTCCGCCGCATGCGCACCGCGCTCTCCGAGATTGAAGTGGCGCGCGCCCGCGCGTTCGGCCAGGAGATGGCCGTGGAGATGGAGAACGTGATGAAGAGCATCAAACCGGGCATGATGGAAGAGGACATCGTGGGCAAGATTACCGAGGCCACCTTCCACCACAACATCCAGCCGGTGGGCATCCTCTGCGGCGTGGATGAGCGCGTGTTTGCACGCCGCCATCCTGTGGCCGGCCCCAAAAAGCTGGAAAAATACTGCCTGTTCGCGTTCTGCTTCCGCAAGTACGGCATTGTGCAGTCCATGACGCGCATGGTGCACTTCGGCCCCGTGGACGCCGAGCTGCAGGCCAAGCTGGAGGCGTGCGCGGCGGTGGACGCGGCGTATGTACGCAATACCATCGTGGGCAAGACCTGGATGGACGCCTTCAAGGCGGGCCAGGCCGAGTACGCGGCGCAGGGTTGGCCCGATGAGTGGAAGAACCACCACCAGGGTGGCCTGGCGGGCTACAACTCCCGCGAGCTGATCGTGCTGGAGGACAACGCGGAGCCCGTGCTCAACAACTCGCTGGCGGCCTGGAACCCGACCATCCAGGGTACCAAAATGGAGGACACCTTCCTCATCAGTGAAAACGGCCAGGAGAACCTGACGCACACCGGCAACTGGACGTACGTCACGGCGGGCGGCATGCAGCGCCCCGGCATCTTGGTTCTGTAA
- a CDS encoding flavodoxin family protein — protein sequence MNVVAINGSPRARGNTYQGICVVAEELERAGVAVDILQVGAAQTRGCVACGKCRQDDAGCALGDAQFHAWVDAMCQADGLLLASPVYYAGMTGAMKSFLDRAFYSRSGAYRMKVGGAFSVARRAGNLETTAQLEHYMQISEMLIAPTVYWSLAFGAAPGEVLQDDEGMRILRTLGRNMAYLLRMQQESGVKPPAPLAPARTNFIRERRV from the coding sequence ATGAACGTGGTTGCGATCAACGGCAGCCCGCGTGCGCGCGGCAACACCTACCAGGGCATCTGCGTGGTAGCAGAGGAGCTGGAGCGTGCGGGCGTGGCGGTGGACATTCTGCAGGTGGGCGCGGCGCAGACGCGCGGCTGCGTCGCCTGCGGCAAGTGCCGCCAGGATGATGCGGGCTGCGCGCTGGGCGACGCCCAGTTCCACGCCTGGGTGGACGCGATGTGCCAGGCTGACGGCCTGCTGCTGGCAAGCCCCGTGTATTACGCGGGCATGACGGGCGCGATGAAGAGCTTTCTGGACCGCGCCTTCTACAGCCGCAGCGGCGCGTACCGCATGAAGGTGGGCGGGGCGTTTTCCGTGGCGCGGCGGGCGGGCAACCTGGAGACGACCGCGCAGCTGGAGCACTATATGCAGATCAGCGAGATGCTCATCGCGCCCACCGTCTACTGGTCGCTGGCGTTCGGCGCCGCGCCGGGCGAGGTGCTGCAGGACGACGAGGGCATGCGCATCCTGCGCACACTGGGGCGCAACATGGCGTACCTGCTCAGGATGCAGCAGGAGAGCGGCGTCAAGCCCCCCGCGCCCCTTGCGCCGGCGCGCACCAATTTCATCCGCGAAAGACGCGTGTAG
- a CDS encoding DUF3825 domain-containing protein — translation MKIYKSLFKKYKDQGEEEIFAAFRYNGAAGETWETPFEPLGEGRICQQESWNFVNERLRQQYAFQKYPILTNYLNYTFLRLQDQGRIAYSADGDKACFNTGLQTEEEKDIYATFFRNKAAAQFHAPDWTFFTFAESYSDKLAPFEPLPDIATYIDDPSDLVFDFHLGGIDVNYRHIIVQNRERLPEALQANEQLALLALRGSIQSMLERVRRNYKIAIPHWYDNKIQLLMPLQLVGKSADLALVVDKDKERGRYFARTVLTMDMAYIDARLLARPDREWLNP, via the coding sequence TTGAAAATCTATAAATCCCTGTTCAAAAAGTATAAGGACCAGGGCGAGGAGGAAATCTTTGCCGCGTTCCGCTACAACGGCGCGGCGGGCGAGACGTGGGAGACGCCCTTTGAGCCGCTGGGCGAGGGACGCATCTGCCAGCAGGAGAGCTGGAACTTTGTCAACGAAAGGTTGCGCCAGCAGTACGCGTTTCAGAAGTACCCCATCTTGACCAACTACTTAAATTACACCTTTTTGCGCCTGCAGGACCAGGGGCGCATCGCCTACAGCGCGGACGGCGACAAGGCGTGCTTCAACACCGGCCTGCAGACCGAGGAGGAGAAGGACATCTACGCCACGTTCTTCCGCAACAAGGCCGCCGCCCAGTTCCACGCGCCGGATTGGACGTTCTTTACCTTTGCCGAGTCCTACTCCGACAAGCTGGCGCCTTTTGAACCCTTGCCGGATATCGCGACCTACATTGATGATCCCAGTGACCTTGTCTTTGACTTTCATTTAGGTGGGATCGACGTCAACTACCGCCACATCATCGTGCAGAACCGCGAGCGCCTGCCCGAGGCGCTGCAGGCCAACGAGCAGCTGGCGCTGCTTGCGCTGCGCGGATCGATCCAGTCCATGCTTGAGCGGGTGCGCCGCAATTATAAGATTGCCATCCCCCACTGGTACGACAACAAGATTCAGCTGCTGATGCCCCTGCAGCTGGTGGGCAAGAGCGCGGATCTGGCGCTGGTGGTGGATAAGGACAAGGAGCGGGGCCGCTACTTTGCCCGCACCGTGCTGACCATGGACATGGCCTACATCGACGCGCGCCTGCTCGCGCGGCCGGACCGCGAGTGGCTCAACCCGTAA